Proteins encoded together in one Onychomys torridus chromosome 1, mOncTor1.1, whole genome shotgun sequence window:
- the LOC118591052 gene encoding vomeronasal type-1 receptor 4-like, with translation MTYQNKAQKATEELALQTLLIFQVGTGILANILLFVHNFSPIFTNSRLRPTQVIVANLAVANVFILLLIAFPDNVMVFVPRKPPTNLQCKIVFFIRMVARGTNMCSTCVLSIHQFVTLVLGHWGRLMFQGRTPNVLSYSCYSCWFLSALNNAYIPMKVSGPQSTDNGTNNNSKWVCSTSGFSVGMAILRFSHDATFISIMVCTSVSMVLLLHRHHQRTQHILTPNKNQRGHAETRAAQTVLMLVVTFVGLYLLNFICIIFHTFLTDYRVWLRHVNEVLTAAFPTVSPFLLLFRDPKDPCSVLFNC, from the coding sequence ATGACCTATCAGAATAAAGCTCAAAAAGCCACTGAGGAATTGGCTCTCCAGACACTCCTAATTTTCCAGGTTGGGACTGGAATTCTGGCCAACATTCTTCTGTTTGTCCACAATTTCTCTCCAATCTTTACTAACTCTCGACTGAGGCCCACACAGGTCATTGTTGCCAACTTGGCTGTGGCCAATGTCTTCATTCTCCTTCTCATTGCATTTCCAGATAACGTGATGGTTTTTGTTCCAAGGAAACCTCCAACTAACCTGCAATGCAAAATTGTGTTCTTCATTCGCATGGTGGCTCGAGGCACAAACATGTGCTCCACCTGTGTCCTTAGTATCCATCAGTTTGTCACTCTTGTTCTTGGTCATTGGGGTAGGCTGATGTTCCAAGGAAGAACCCCCAATGTCCTGAGTTATTCTTGTTACAGTTGTTGGTTTTTGAGTGCCTTAAATAATGCCTACATTCCAATGAAAGTCAGTGGTCCACAGAGCACAGACAATGGCACCAACAATAACAGCAAGTGGGTCTGCTCCACATCTGGATTCAGTGTAGGCATGGCTATCTTGCGTTTTTCCCACGATGCCACATTCATCAGCATCATGGTCTGCACCAGTGTCTCCATGGTGCTTCTCCTCCATAGACATCACCAGCGAACACAGCACATCCTCACTCCCAATAAGAACCAGAGAGGCCATGCTGAGACCAGAGCAGCCCAAACTGTCCTGATGCTGGTGGTCACATTTGTTGGCTTGtacctcttaaattttatttgtataatctTTCACACTTTTTTAACAGACTATCGTGTCTGGCTGAGGCATGTAAATGAAGTTTTGACTGCAGCCTTCCCCACTGTTTCCCCCTTCCTGTTGCTCTTTAGGGATCCTAAGGATCCCTGCTCTGTGCTCTTCAACTGCTGA